In Desulfomonilia bacterium, one genomic interval encodes:
- a CDS encoding NAD(P)/FAD-dependent oxidoreductase, whose translation MADYDVIVIGAGNGGVSSGALLAKQGRKVLVLEQGRSIGGCCSSFKKEGYTFDVGASIVEVIKPIELAFAKLGTTFQREVDLIECDPVMTIIDRDGSRITYPRSIEKTAETISAISPSDGKRWRQFVRLMSEFTDVALNAFFTEPADSLSDMAKMFAKDPRFFKFIPLFMKSYQDIMEKYFKDERILKTMGYQSLYFGHPPAMIPGMFALIPYTEHMGVYYPRGGMIQIPEAFRRCGEKLGMNVRLNTLVKKVLVRNRKVEGVMLSDGTEITSNLVVSNINAKTLYLDLIGEEHLPGLVRKGIKSYKYSKGVPMIYVGLDYKPPLDSHHSLIAVTPQDVNDYWFNNVEKGILPENNFGLICWPTHADKSLAPEGHHVLNLIPEGFYRLDGTNWDEEKPRFVERTLKALDKFAIPGLMDHIKVIECTSPLDFERKLLLPEGSIYALQQDLPAAAAFRPNARSRAIKGLYLTGSSAHPGGGVPTTIASGYIASNLIEKYEQ comes from the coding sequence ATGGCAGACTATGATGTAATCGTGATTGGCGCGGGCAACGGCGGCGTATCTTCAGGTGCATTGCTTGCAAAACAGGGCAGGAAGGTTCTGGTTCTCGAACAGGGCAGGAGTATAGGCGGCTGCTGCTCATCATTTAAAAAGGAAGGCTATACCTTTGACGTGGGTGCCTCGATTGTCGAGGTTATAAAACCAATTGAATTGGCCTTTGCGAAGCTCGGCACTACGTTTCAAAGAGAGGTTGACCTTATAGAATGTGATCCTGTCATGACCATCATCGACCGTGACGGCAGCAGGATTACCTATCCCCGTTCAATCGAGAAGACGGCTGAGACTATATCGGCAATTTCTCCATCGGACGGCAAACGCTGGCGCCAGTTTGTCAGGCTGATGAGCGAATTCACCGATGTGGCGCTGAACGCATTCTTTACCGAGCCTGCCGATTCTCTCTCGGACATGGCGAAGATGTTCGCCAAGGACCCGAGATTTTTCAAGTTCATTCCCCTGTTCATGAAGAGCTATCAGGACATTATGGAGAAATATTTCAAGGATGAGCGGATCCTCAAGACAATGGGATATCAGTCTCTATATTTCGGCCACCCGCCTGCCATGATACCTGGCATGTTCGCGCTTATCCCATATACCGAGCATATGGGCGTCTATTATCCAAGGGGCGGCATGATACAGATACCGGAGGCCTTCAGGCGCTGCGGCGAAAAGCTGGGCATGAATGTAAGGCTGAATACGCTCGTAAAGAAAGTTCTTGTCAGGAACAGGAAGGTCGAGGGAGTCATGCTTTCCGACGGGACTGAAATCACTTCAAACCTGGTGGTTTCGAATATCAATGCAAAAACCCTTTACCTCGACCTGATCGGCGAAGAGCACCTGCCGGGTCTGGTGAGAAAGGGTATTAAAAGCTACAAATACTCAAAGGGGGTACCCATGATATATGTGGGGCTGGATTACAAACCGCCGCTCGATTCCCATCACAGCCTCATTGCAGTGACACCTCAGGACGTCAACGACTACTGGTTCAACAACGTCGAAAAAGGGATACTGCCTGAAAACAATTTCGGATTAATCTGCTGGCCCACGCATGCGGACAAATCCCTTGCACCCGAGGGCCATCACGTACTGAACCTTATCCCCGAAGGGTTTTACCGCCTCGACGGTACGAACTGGGATGAGGAAAAACCGCGCTTTGTCGAACGTACGCTTAAGGCTCTGGACAAATTCGCCATCCCGGGCCTGATGGATCATATAAAGGTTATCGAGTGCACCTCGCCGCTCGATTTCGAACGCAAGCTGCTTTTGCCGGAAGGTTCTATCTATGCGCTTCAGCAGGATTTGCCTGCGGCTGCGGCGTTCAGACCCAATGCCCGTTCCAGGGCGATAAAGGGGCTTTACCTGACAGGCTCGTCTGCGCATCCGGGCGGCGGAGTTCCGACAACAATCGCTTCGGGATATATTGCATCTAATCTTATAGAGAAATACGAACAGTAA
- a CDS encoding SMP-30/gluconolactonase/LRE family protein, translated as MRIRISIISLLLLFCLTACSSGLKIIHTGQDKPWAGPYVSGMNGVENLTFDGAGNMFVTGLDGMIYRVVPTDDPFRGKIADKKKIGKMCLDVEAGPDGMLYAGVMDEKGISRICRISMDFTSVTPISSPVQGLNGMAQDRSGYLYIASSNLSFFNPKGCVLRAKIGDDNSFINPEVFIETGGITNGLAFSPDESKLYVTNLNGVLMAVDMKTREKKVLYSPGKLQIFDDLDTAADGTVWLCFNSEMAIISVKDGLVTAGYRTGDLKAPSSCKFGKGPGFRPDFLYITEFGMKGRSLKMNGRGVFVMPVPEIPE; from the coding sequence ATGAGAATCAGGATTTCAATAATCAGTCTTCTTCTCCTCTTCTGTCTGACGGCATGTTCGAGCGGGTTGAAGATAATTCACACAGGCCAGGACAAGCCCTGGGCAGGGCCTTATGTATCAGGCATGAACGGGGTCGAAAACCTCACATTTGACGGTGCGGGCAACATGTTCGTAACGGGCCTCGACGGGATGATATACCGCGTGGTTCCCACAGATGACCCGTTCAGGGGCAAAATTGCAGATAAAAAGAAGATAGGAAAGATGTGCCTCGATGTTGAGGCCGGTCCTGACGGCATGCTTTATGCGGGCGTCATGGATGAGAAAGGCATAAGCAGAATCTGCCGGATCAGCATGGACTTCACAAGCGTGACCCCTATCTCGTCACCGGTACAGGGCCTGAACGGAATGGCGCAGGACAGGAGCGGTTATCTGTACATCGCGTCTTCCAACCTGTCCTTCTTCAATCCCAAAGGATGCGTGCTGCGTGCAAAAATTGGCGATGACAACAGCTTTATCAACCCCGAGGTCTTTATCGAGACCGGCGGCATAACCAACGGCCTCGCCTTTTCCCCGGATGAATCGAAGCTGTATGTGACCAATCTTAACGGCGTGCTCATGGCCGTCGACATGAAGACCAGAGAAAAGAAGGTCCTCTATTCACCGGGAAAACTTCAGATTTTCGACGACCTCGACACAGCAGCAGACGGAACCGTCTGGCTGTGCTTTAATTCAGAAATGGCGATAATCAGCGTAAAGGACGGACTGGTGACGGCAGGATATCGGACTGGTGACCTGAAAGCCCCGTCATCCTGCAAGTTCGGCAAAGGGCCAGGCTTCCGACCCGATTTCCTTTACATCACCGAGTTCGGGATGAAAGGAAGAAGCCTGAAAATGAACGGCCGCGGTGTTTTTGTCATGCCTGTCCCTGAGATTCCCGAATGA
- a CDS encoding FadR/GntR family transcriptional regulator, with translation MKELLKPLKTESLKEVFISRFEGLILSGRLSMGQKLPSERELALQLGVSRPVVHEGLVDLATKGLVSMKPRAGAVVNDFRREGSITLLNSLLNYHQGRISPEILEGMMEMRKLIEMETARLAAVYRTDEQLSELIEHVRNESRIMPSDIDALTEADFRFHHLIALASSNVIYPLFLNSLKEVYTNLSGVFFGGGSVAEVVFDLHARMLKAIGKKDADAAVKVMKRILDHGEERLKAALKI, from the coding sequence ATGAAAGAACTGCTTAAACCGTTAAAGACCGAAAGCCTCAAGGAGGTGTTCATTTCGCGATTCGAGGGACTCATACTCTCAGGCAGATTGTCCATGGGGCAAAAGCTCCCGTCAGAAAGGGAGCTTGCACTTCAGCTCGGCGTAAGCCGTCCCGTCGTGCACGAGGGTCTTGTCGATCTTGCGACAAAAGGCCTGGTATCGATGAAGCCCAGGGCAGGCGCTGTTGTAAACGACTTCAGGCGAGAAGGCTCCATCACGCTTCTCAATTCGCTTCTCAACTATCATCAGGGAAGGATAAGCCCCGAGATTCTTGAGGGCATGATGGAAATGCGCAAGCTAATCGAAATGGAAACCGCAAGGCTTGCGGCTGTCTACCGTACTGATGAGCAGTTATCAGAGCTGATCGAACATGTAAGGAATGAGTCGCGCATAATGCCTTCAGATATTGATGCATTGACCGAAGCGGACTTCAGATTTCATCATCTGATAGCATTGGCCTCATCAAACGTGATATATCCTCTATTCCTCAACTCGCTCAAGGAGGTTTATACAAACCTTTCCGGCGTATTTTTCGGGGGCGGTAGTGTGGCTGAGGTCGTTTTCGATCTGCACGCCCGTATGCTCAAGGCCATCGGGAAAAAGGATGCAGACGCAGCGGTCAAGGTAATGAAGCGAATTCTTGACCACGGTGAGGAGCGGCTTAAGGCCGCCCTTAAGATATAA
- a CDS encoding TIM-barrel domain-containing protein, with translation MRKYFIFAILIISALLFSIQGCRKGQLAGTIESDKLRLDVFSGPFSYEITEKASGELILRNTQSAFLFQKSIAASDVVNLNTGIDFLETGLSADGSQIATIRFDFVTPDRIEIMIKAHDASRITQTFADMGEHYYGLWEYAFGGGLDNRGVSADMLGVRDKQNVNFSNGRAPFYMTSKKYAVYAETFAKGHFTLAQLGRTSFSFDAPELKYHIIYGPGYADMLRTYNEIAGPSVMPPLWAFGSFWWRDDDHPGLFDRGLANAQDSVLSTASNLRENRIHASAIWIDRPYGTGEMGWGNMDFDSSFPDPSGMISSLRADGYNLLLWVTNRCLNGLNEEAEPLGWLFDGYGEPWPAADVRKPEVYDWFRSKLDILVNMGVKGYKIDRGEEGEMPLTVQNEVTYYFHKLCAEGLAARNGGDQVMLARSAYDRCRTYSVLWNGDTDVTFAGLRASIKNGLRSGMINYPFWGSDTGGYIGGLIFTKELFARWLEFSAYSPLMEVMIGPNRNLWEKTVFNNFDDELLDITRASAATHHDLIPYTRSMMHQAVTTGMPVMRALALAFPENESVHDKWDEYLYGSELLVAPVAACGLRSRDVYLPEGRWIDYNDRSSIYEGRSFVKADAPIGVIPVFAKEGAIIPRGDILKANNTWTPDWEPRIRIEFFPAASGISSFDYYTGESVCRINSSNEDGVITIEIGETSMPGTADIYVNGCKTVVRNGEILTEGSGFTYDSESKLLRVDFSGSARIEITGAASLFK, from the coding sequence ATGAGAAAATACTTTATATTTGCAATTCTGATTATTTCCGCTCTTCTTTTTTCCATCCAGGGATGCAGGAAAGGCCAGCTTGCAGGGACTATCGAGAGCGACAAATTGAGGCTGGACGTTTTTTCAGGCCCGTTCTCCTATGAGATAACGGAGAAGGCGAGCGGCGAACTGATTCTCAGAAACACGCAGAGCGCATTCCTGTTTCAGAAATCGATCGCCGCTTCCGACGTCGTCAATCTGAATACCGGCATAGATTTCCTGGAAACCGGCCTTTCAGCGGACGGCTCGCAAATCGCCACTATAAGGTTTGATTTCGTGACGCCGGACCGCATTGAAATAATGATAAAAGCTCATGATGCCAGCCGCATCACGCAGACATTCGCAGATATGGGCGAGCATTATTACGGACTGTGGGAATACGCGTTCGGAGGAGGACTAGACAACCGAGGCGTCAGCGCGGACATGCTGGGCGTTAGGGACAAGCAAAATGTCAATTTCAGCAACGGCCGCGCACCGTTTTACATGACCTCAAAAAAATACGCTGTATATGCCGAGACATTTGCAAAGGGGCATTTCACTCTCGCACAGCTCGGCAGAACATCGTTCTCGTTCGACGCACCTGAGCTCAAGTATCACATCATCTACGGTCCCGGATACGCAGACATGCTGAGAACCTACAATGAAATTGCAGGGCCTTCCGTCATGCCTCCGCTGTGGGCCTTCGGTTCCTTCTGGTGGCGGGACGACGACCATCCGGGACTTTTTGACAGAGGCCTTGCAAATGCACAGGACAGCGTGCTCAGCACCGCATCGAATCTGAGGGAGAACAGGATCCACGCTTCCGCCATCTGGATAGACAGGCCCTATGGCACCGGCGAAATGGGCTGGGGAAATATGGATTTCGATTCCTCGTTCCCTGATCCTTCCGGAATGATTTCGAGCCTTCGCGCAGACGGCTACAACCTCCTTCTCTGGGTAACCAACCGCTGCCTGAATGGACTGAATGAGGAGGCTGAACCGCTCGGATGGCTGTTCGACGGATACGGCGAACCATGGCCGGCCGCGGATGTAAGAAAGCCAGAGGTCTATGACTGGTTCAGATCGAAACTGGATATCTTAGTAAACATGGGAGTGAAGGGCTATAAAATCGACAGGGGCGAAGAAGGCGAAATGCCGCTCACGGTACAGAACGAGGTCACATACTATTTCCACAAACTCTGTGCCGAAGGGCTTGCCGCAAGAAATGGCGGCGATCAAGTAATGCTGGCCAGAAGCGCCTATGACAGGTGCAGGACTTACTCGGTTCTGTGGAACGGCGACACGGATGTGACATTCGCAGGCCTTAGGGCATCCATCAAGAACGGTCTTAGAAGCGGCATGATAAATTATCCATTCTGGGGGTCGGATACAGGCGGTTATATCGGCGGGCTTATTTTCACAAAAGAGCTCTTCGCCAGATGGCTTGAATTCAGCGCCTATTCGCCGCTGATGGAAGTCATGATCGGACCCAACCGCAATTTGTGGGAAAAAACCGTTTTCAACAATTTCGACGACGAACTTCTCGATATAACCCGGGCCTCTGCCGCCACTCACCACGACCTCATACCTTATACGCGCTCGATGATGCATCAGGCAGTAACAACAGGCATGCCGGTTATGAGGGCACTGGCACTCGCCTTCCCGGAAAATGAAAGCGTTCATGACAAATGGGACGAATACCTATATGGAAGCGAACTCCTTGTCGCCCCTGTGGCGGCATGCGGTCTCAGGAGCCGGGATGTCTACCTTCCCGAAGGCAGGTGGATAGATTACAACGACCGGTCATCGATATATGAAGGCAGGTCGTTCGTAAAGGCGGACGCGCCCATCGGCGTCATCCCCGTCTTTGCCAAAGAAGGTGCGATAATACCGAGAGGGGACATACTCAAGGCCAATAACACCTGGACGCCGGATTGGGAACCCCGCATCAGGATCGAATTCTTCCCTGCCGCCTCAGGTATCTCTTCTTTTGATTATTACACCGGTGAAAGCGTTTGCAGAATCAACTCATCGAACGAAGACGGCGTCATAACGATTGAAATAGGCGAAACATCGATGCCCGGAACGGCGGATATTTATGTAAACGGCTGCAAAACGGTCGTACGGAACGGCGAGATTCTGACCGAGGGGTCAGGCTTCACCTATGACAGTGAATCCAAGCTCCTGCGTGTTGATTTCAGCGGATCCGCCAGAATCGAGATAACGGGTGCCGCAAGCCTTTTCAAATGA
- a CDS encoding pyruvate formate lyase family protein, with the protein MASAAVQSKYRIKEPKGLSPRITWLRDYFFNGVNRAWNNEYTAWTTGEPWDIQYNELTYYIVPETFPFLQTFRASYNQVARKVALPNDFWKMSLPERRAWFNREVVVNYLPQEILPGDLLAGSRFNIITSMCLTEAQNKARDKKIFGKNGARARMKWFHDHGYGNAGATSGHLIPGYERLLKIGWKGVNADLRTKYDELSASDKKGRKGAQLRAMIIASTMARDLAAKYSELCTKLAAAEKDFRRKKELNTMAQNLKIVPWEPPQDFWQAMMALWLNHMLVMSDENYPGPGVSFGNLDRILAPFWDKSIAHGMDREFGKEIMKCMWVHANTAYDGMIRTGGNQGITAGFGQLLTLSGIGPDGRDMTSDITWAILEVIDEMTPILEPKPNVRLHRNTPEELLDKVIDMIETSQGAPFLLNFDERSMAGMILEGKKAGITHLINETNVNEYAPVGCLENTMVGNDRSGTVDNNLNLLKAVELTFTGGKDLLQFTDPITMIPQPITQDGPETPDPRTFRTFDEFWDAFVIQMKYIIAKCVETYELSEELRAKYNPTPYLSCLVKGCAEKGLDVTQGGAEINFTTLEAVTYATTVDSLLAVKYLVFDKKECTMDELIRALKDNWAGYEVLQAKAKYKAPKYGRDDDEADAMARKVMDLWCGETWKYKTASTGRQFRPGMLSWNYWVGDGYVMAASADGRPKGQFLSNAICPSNGADTKGPTSNTNSVGKALGGKSADGDWEDYLNALPNGASHTITFNPSVLKDPEHKAKFKAFLRAYAENGGTALQINMLDPDMLKDAQKHPQDYRHLLVRVTGYNAYFTSIGRELQNEVIERLSHCKF; encoded by the coding sequence ATGGCAAGTGCAGCGGTTCAGAGCAAATACAGGATCAAAGAGCCTAAAGGCTTATCACCGAGAATCACATGGCTCAGGGATTATTTCTTCAATGGCGTGAACAGGGCCTGGAACAACGAGTACACTGCATGGACCACGGGCGAACCCTGGGATATTCAGTATAATGAGCTCACCTATTACATAGTCCCAGAGACGTTTCCGTTCCTTCAGACCTTCAGGGCCTCGTATAATCAGGTAGCAAGGAAGGTGGCGCTGCCCAATGACTTCTGGAAAATGAGCCTGCCGGAACGCAGGGCCTGGTTCAACAGGGAAGTCGTCGTGAATTATCTGCCTCAGGAGATCCTGCCCGGCGATCTGCTCGCTGGCTCACGCTTCAACATAATCACATCCATGTGTCTGACTGAGGCGCAGAACAAGGCGCGCGATAAAAAAATATTCGGTAAAAACGGCGCACGCGCCCGTATGAAATGGTTCCACGATCACGGCTATGGCAATGCAGGCGCAACATCGGGACACCTTATTCCAGGCTACGAGCGTCTGCTCAAAATCGGATGGAAAGGTGTTAATGCGGATTTGAGAACAAAGTACGACGAGCTTTCTGCTTCAGATAAAAAAGGCAGAAAGGGCGCACAGTTAAGGGCCATGATTATCGCTTCCACAATGGCTCGCGACCTGGCTGCGAAATATTCAGAACTCTGCACGAAGCTTGCCGCTGCCGAAAAGGACTTCAGGCGAAAGAAAGAGCTCAACACCATGGCGCAGAACCTCAAAATAGTCCCGTGGGAACCGCCTCAGGATTTCTGGCAGGCCATGATGGCGCTCTGGCTCAATCACATGCTTGTCATGAGCGACGAGAACTATCCCGGCCCGGGTGTCTCCTTCGGAAATCTTGACAGGATACTGGCCCCCTTCTGGGACAAGTCAATAGCTCATGGCATGGACCGTGAATTCGGCAAGGAGATCATGAAATGCATGTGGGTGCATGCCAATACCGCTTATGACGGAATGATACGCACCGGCGGCAACCAGGGTATAACAGCAGGCTTCGGACAGCTCCTTACACTTTCGGGCATCGGTCCTGACGGCCGGGACATGACCAGCGACATTACCTGGGCCATACTCGAAGTCATAGACGAAATGACGCCCATACTCGAACCAAAGCCCAATGTCAGGCTGCATAGAAACACACCTGAAGAGCTTCTGGACAAGGTCATAGACATGATAGAAACAAGCCAGGGTGCGCCGTTCCTGCTCAATTTCGACGAACGCTCCATGGCCGGAATGATTCTCGAAGGCAAAAAGGCAGGCATTACCCACCTCATCAATGAGACCAACGTAAACGAATATGCGCCGGTCGGCTGTCTCGAGAATACCATGGTAGGCAATGACCGTTCCGGTACGGTTGACAACAACCTCAACCTTCTGAAAGCCGTTGAGCTTACCTTTACTGGCGGCAAAGACCTGCTTCAGTTTACCGACCCTATCACAATGATACCTCAACCCATTACGCAGGACGGCCCCGAAACACCCGACCCCCGCACGTTCAGGACATTCGATGAGTTCTGGGATGCCTTTGTCATCCAGATGAAGTATATCATCGCCAAATGCGTAGAAACCTATGAGCTTTCCGAGGAACTGCGCGCGAAGTACAACCCTACGCCGTATCTTTCCTGTCTGGTAAAAGGCTGCGCGGAAAAAGGCCTCGATGTGACCCAGGGCGGAGCGGAGATCAACTTTACCACGCTGGAAGCCGTGACCTATGCAACGACGGTCGATTCGCTGCTTGCGGTCAAATATCTGGTTTTTGACAAGAAGGAATGCACTATGGACGAACTCATCAGAGCGCTCAAGGATAACTGGGCGGGCTATGAGGTGCTTCAGGCAAAGGCGAAATACAAGGCACCCAAATACGGACGCGATGACGACGAGGCCGATGCCATGGCCAGAAAGGTCATGGACCTCTGGTGCGGCGAGACCTGGAAATACAAGACAGCTTCGACAGGCCGTCAGTTCCGCCCGGGTATGCTCAGCTGGAACTACTGGGTGGGCGATGGCTATGTCATGGCCGCAAGCGCGGATGGAAGGCCCAAGGGCCAGTTCCTCTCAAACGCGATCTGCCCGTCCAACGGCGCAGATACCAAAGGCCCTACATCGAACACGAACTCTGTCGGCAAGGCTCTCGGCGGCAAATCAGCCGACGGCGACTGGGAAGACTACCTTAATGCCTTGCCCAACGGTGCAAGTCATACGATCACATTCAACCCCTCCGTGCTCAAGGACCCGGAACACAAGGCAAAATTCAAGGCATTCCTGAGGGCCTACGCCGAAAACGGCGGGACCGCACTGCAGATAAACATGCTCGACCCCGATATGCTGAAGGACGCACAGAAACACCCGCAGGACTACCGCCACCTGCTCGTACGCGTCACGGGCTACAACGCCTACTTCACAAGCATTGGCCGCGAATTGCAGAACGAAGTCATCGAACGCCTCAGCCACTGCAAGTTCTAG
- a CDS encoding NAD(P)/FAD-dependent oxidoreductase, whose product MSDYNVIVIGAGCGGLSAGAQLAKNGRKVLVLEQTERIGGCCSTYEQEGFRFDIGASIVEAPDLLNRAFGRLGTTLEKEVDLIECDPIYTVILQDGSRITIPKSMAGTEDAIRAHEPDDVEGWRKYSTLMDNFRNTLNDFFTSPVLTLSDMGKIIKDSPAMLKYGSLFISSYQDVLNKYFKNEKVKESMAYQTFFIGLPPELAPGIFAVIPFQEHDGLYYVRGGMIGIPEALRRCGEKEGMEVRLKTKVKKVIIRNKRAVGVKLEDGTEISADVVVSDINAKTLYLEMIGEDQLPWLARIGIKSYETAIAVPMLYLGVNYTPPLNSHHTLVTVPMEEMNDFWWTDYRTGGFTRRQFAIVSWTSQSDPKLAPKGKHVLILTLPPSLRTCGNRSWDEAKPEMIEKYIDYYSKRAIPGLKEHVDVAELATPLDFERRLGTPDGAIYALRQDMLNETVLRPAAKSKSLEGLYLVGASTHPGGGVPTTIASGIIATDLIEKYEKK is encoded by the coding sequence ATGTCGGATTATAATGTCATTGTGATCGGGGCAGGATGCGGTGGTCTTTCCGCAGGGGCTCAGCTTGCAAAAAACGGGCGCAAGGTGCTTGTCCTTGAGCAGACCGAAAGGATTGGAGGATGCTGCTCCACCTATGAACAGGAAGGATTCAGGTTCGATATCGGCGCATCCATCGTGGAGGCGCCGGATCTGCTCAACAGGGCATTCGGAAGATTAGGGACAACCCTGGAGAAGGAGGTAGACCTGATCGAATGCGATCCGATCTATACGGTCATTCTTCAGGATGGAAGCAGGATAACAATACCTAAATCGATGGCCGGAACCGAAGATGCTATCCGGGCCCACGAACCGGACGACGTTGAAGGCTGGCGTAAATACTCGACACTCATGGACAATTTCAGAAACACCCTGAACGATTTTTTCACAAGCCCGGTCCTGACGCTTTCCGACATGGGAAAAATCATTAAGGATTCGCCCGCCATGCTGAAATACGGTTCGCTGTTCATTTCCAGCTACCAGGATGTTTTGAACAAGTACTTCAAGAACGAAAAGGTCAAGGAATCGATGGCATACCAGACCTTCTTCATCGGCCTGCCGCCGGAACTTGCTCCCGGCATATTTGCTGTCATTCCGTTTCAGGAGCACGACGGTCTTTATTACGTTCGAGGCGGCATGATAGGCATTCCCGAGGCACTCAGGCGCTGCGGGGAAAAGGAAGGCATGGAAGTAAGGCTCAAAACCAAGGTCAAGAAGGTCATCATACGCAACAAACGAGCTGTGGGCGTCAAACTCGAAGACGGCACCGAGATATCCGCGGATGTCGTGGTCTCCGACATAAACGCCAAGACATTGTACCTCGAGATGATCGGCGAAGACCAGCTGCCGTGGCTTGCCCGCATCGGCATAAAGAGCTACGAGACCGCCATTGCGGTGCCGATGCTCTATCTTGGCGTCAACTATACGCCTCCGCTGAATTCCCATCACACGCTGGTTACGGTCCCGATGGAAGAAATGAACGATTTCTGGTGGACAGACTACCGCACCGGCGGATTCACCAGGCGCCAGTTCGCCATCGTCAGCTGGACTTCCCAGTCTGACCCGAAACTTGCACCCAAAGGAAAACATGTGCTCATCCTGACGCTTCCGCCTTCGTTGAGAACATGCGGAAACAGGTCCTGGGACGAGGCCAAACCGGAAATGATAGAAAAATACATTGATTATTATTCAAAGCGTGCCATACCCGGGTTGAAAGAACATGTGGACGTGGCTGAGCTGGCAACTCCCCTCGACTTCGAACGCAGGCTCGGCACCCCTGACGGCGCCATATACGCCCTCAGGCAGGATATGCTGAATGAAACGGTGCTGCGGCCGGCTGCGAAATCGAAATCTCTCGAGGGCCTTTATCTGGTCGGCGCGTCAACACATCCCGGAGGCGGTGTACCGACGACTATCGCTTCAGGAATAATAGCAACTGATCTGATTGAAAAATACGAGAAAAAATAG
- a CDS encoding glycyl-radical enzyme activating protein → MGCKDRIMTKGTILEIQRMSTEDGPGIRTTVFMKGCPLSCIWCHNPESISMKPQVHWVGSRCIGCNICIDVCPNDALKKGVKGIEIDRGICKGCGTCANECPSTAMELLGHEWEADRLVDELIKDRAFFETSGGGVTISGGEPTMQAGFVMEVLRMLKEKGIHTALDTCGLCKEETIAGLLPGADLVLFDLKVMDSKLHREFTGAPNERILESLLYIRDVMKKKGSPKELWIRTPIIPGATDNEKVIKEIGRYIAANIKDVVTRWDLCAFNNLCRDKYTRLGLIWKYHDSKPLRKETMERLAEEARHSGVRPDIVQWSGATRLEEEE, encoded by the coding sequence ATGGGGTGCAAGGATCGCATCATGACTAAGGGAACGATACTGGAAATTCAGCGCATGTCCACTGAGGACGGGCCCGGAATAAGGACGACGGTATTCATGAAGGGGTGTCCATTGTCGTGTATCTGGTGCCACAATCCGGAGAGCATATCCATGAAGCCTCAGGTGCACTGGGTGGGTTCGCGCTGCATAGGCTGCAATATCTGTATAGATGTCTGTCCCAATGATGCCCTGAAAAAAGGTGTAAAGGGAATTGAAATTGACCGGGGTATCTGTAAAGGATGCGGGACATGCGCGAATGAATGCCCTTCGACCGCTATGGAACTGCTTGGCCACGAGTGGGAAGCGGACAGGCTGGTGGATGAGCTAATAAAGGACAGGGCATTTTTCGAGACCTCTGGCGGCGGGGTTACAATATCCGGCGGAGAGCCTACGATGCAGGCTGGGTTTGTTATGGAAGTGCTCAGGATGCTCAAGGAAAAGGGCATTCATACGGCGCTTGATACCTGCGGGCTGTGTAAAGAAGAAACGATTGCCGGGCTGCTGCCCGGTGCCGATCTGGTGTTGTTTGATCTGAAGGTCATGGATTCGAAGCTTCACAGGGAATTTACCGGAGCGCCCAATGAAAGGATACTGGAGAGCCTTCTTTATATAAGGGATGTAATGAAGAAAAAAGGCTCGCCGAAAGAGCTCTGGATAAGAACCCCTATTATTCCCGGTGCGACCGATAATGAAAAGGTGATTAAAGAGATTGGACGGTATATAGCGGCAAACATAAAGGATGTCGTTACACGCTGGGATCTGTGCGCTTTCAATAATCTGTGCAGGGATAAATATACGAGGCTCGGGCTTATATGGAAATATCACGATTCAAAGCCGCTTAGAAAGGAAACCATGGAAAGGCTTGCCGAAGAGGCAAGACATTCGGGTGTCAGGCCGGACATTGTACAGTGGAGCGGTGCAACGCGGCTCGAGGAAGAAGAATAA